The Vicia villosa cultivar HV-30 ecotype Madison, WI linkage group LG1, Vvil1.0, whole genome shotgun sequence genome includes a region encoding these proteins:
- the LOC131597029 gene encoding helicase-like transcription factor CHR28 — MKWCVSSKDLSRPTSEVNLPDGLLAVPLLRHQRIALSWMVKKETSSLRSSGGILADDQGLGKTVSTIALILKERSPLLETCNTAQNSVLEIMDLDDDPLPENGVMTKEFDARQDISRNGKAITSVNSSVHAKGRPSAGTLVICPTSVLRQWADELANKVTWRANLSVLVYHGSNRIKDHHELAKYDVVLTTYSIVSLEVPKDDGEKETIEDRATTSKKRKCPSSSKSGKKKDDAGPLAKVAWYRVVLDEAQSIKNHITLVSKACWGLRAKRIWCLSGTPIQNSIDDLYSYFRFLRYYPYDELTTFCSKIKVPITNNPSIGYVKLQAILKVIMLRRTKATILDGEPIISLPPKHVKCKRVKFSQEEHDFYSKLETDSRAQFQVQNVKQNYVHILSMLLRLRQACNHPQLVKGYNSTSHWTSSVETTVKIPRERQLILLKCLEACVALCGICNDVPEDAVVSVCGHIFCNQCISEHLTGEDIQCPATNCKTELSGSSVFSEATLNNSLSDRSCDLLLGTSGSEVEDSEPFSKTRPIYSSKIIAALKALQSFNKRKCHTSQETCMLNTSKESTACNSTSSCDVPKKKAIVFSQWTGMLDFLGSIPCKLHQIFKEKKREMIASALGEDESGGRLSCLTVDDLKYLFMM, encoded by the exons ATGAAATGGTGTGTTTCATCAAAG GATCTGTCTCGGCCAACATCAGAAGTTAATCTCCCAGATGGGCTATTGGCAGTTCCTCTTTTACGTCATCAG AGAATTGCTCTATCGTGGATGGTTAAAAAGGAAACATCAAGTTTACGTTCTTCCGGAGGAATTCTTGCAGATGATCAGGGTCTTGGAAAAACTGTGTCAACTATTGCTTTAATACTAAAGGAAAGGTCTCCGTTGCTCGAGACGTGCAACACTGCACAAAATAGTGTATTAGAAATTATGGATTTGGATGATGATCCACTTCCTGAGAATGGTGTAATGACGAAGGAATTTGACGCGCGTCAAGATATATCTAGAAATGGAAAAGCGATCACAAGTGTGAATTCTTCGGTTCATGCAAAAGGCAGGCCATCTGCAGGAACTCTTGTTATTTGTCCAACCAGTGTCCTGCGACAGTGGGCTGACGAACTGGCTAATAAAGTAACATGGAGAGCAAATCTCTCTGTGCTTGTGTACCATGGAAGCAATCGAATCAAAGATCATCATGAGCTTGCCaagtatgatgttgttttgactacTTATTCAATTGTTAGCCTAGAGGTCCCTAAAGATGACGGAGAAAAAGAAACTATTGAAGATCGTGCTACGACGAGTAAGAAAAGGAAATGCCCTTCTAGCTCAAAAAGCGGAAAGAAGAAGGATGATGCGGGTCCTCTTGCAAAAGTAGCCTGGTATAGAGTCGTCCTTGATGAGGCCCAAAGTATAAAGAATCACATAACTCTTGTTTCAAAGGCTTGCTGGGGTCTTAGAGCTAAGCGCATATGGTGCTTGTCCGGAACTCCAATCCAGAATTCAATTGATGATCTCTACAGTTACTTTAGATTTCTAAGATATTATCCTTATGATGAGCTCACAACATTCTGTTCAAAAATCAAGGTTCCTATCACCAATAATCCATCAATAGGGTATGTGAAGCTGCAAGCTATCTTAAAAGTGATCATGTTACGTCGGACAAAAG CCACAATTCTTGATGGGGAGCCTATTATATCTTTGCCACCTAAACATGTGAAGTGCAAAAGAGTGAAATTTTCACAGGAGGAACATGACTTCTATTCCAAGCTAGAGACTGATTCAcgtgcacaatttcaggtaca GAATGTGAAGCAAAACTACGTTCACATTTTATCGATGCTTTTGCGCCTTAGACAAGCTTGCAACCACCCTCAACTTGTTAAGGGTTACAATTCTACTTCTCACTGGACATCTTCAGTTGAGACGACCGTTAAGATTCCTCGGGAAAGACAGCTTATTCTTTTGAAATGTTTAGAGGCTTGCGTGGCTCTTTGTGGTATCTGTAAT GATGTTCCTGAAGATGCTGTTGTTTCAGTCTGTGGTCATATTTTCTGTAACCAATGCATTTCCGAACATCTAACTGGTGAGGACATTCAGTGCCCTGCTACAAACTGCAAAACTGAACTTAGCGGGTCTTCAGTGTTTTCCGAAGCCACACTGAACAATTCTTTATCTGATCGGTCTTGTGATCTTTTGCTTGGTACCTCCGGTTCTGAGGTTGAGGATTCTGAACCTTTTTCAAAGACTCGGCCAATTTATTCTTCAAAAATAATAGCTGCACTTAAGGCGTTGCAGTCATTTAATAAGCGGAAATGCCATACTTCCCAAGAAACTTGTATGCTGAACACTTCTAAGGAAAGTACTGCTTGCAACTCCACTTCGTCTTGTGATGTTCCCAAAAAGAAAGCTATAGTGTTTTCTCAGTGGACGGGGATGCTAGATTTTCTTGGTTCCATTCCATGTAAGCTGCATCAAATATTTAAG GAAAAGAAGCGAGAGATGATTGCATCTGCGTTAGGAGAGGATGAAAGTGGTGGTCGTCTTAGTTGTCTTACAGTGGATGATTTAAAATACTTGTTCATGATGTGA